Proteins encoded by one window of Epinephelus moara isolate mb chromosome 18, YSFRI_EMoa_1.0, whole genome shotgun sequence:
- the LOC126405648 gene encoding caskin-2-like isoform X8, producing the protein MRPLHYAAWQGKAESVLMLLRSGASVNGISLDGHIPLHLAAQYGHYEVSEMLLQHQSNPCLVNKAKKTPLDLACEFGRVQVAQLLLSSNMVVALLEGERKEPTDSAFTTPLHLAARNGHKEIIRLLLKAGIDINKTTKSGTALHEASLYGKTEVVRLLLDAGVDVNIRNTYNQTALDIVNQFTTSHASRDIKQLLRDATGVLQVRALKDYWNLHDPTALNIRAGDVIMVLGARSDLSRPLQVLEQHMDGRWKGHIHDTQRGTDRVGFFPPSIVEVISRRNGGTLSRHASLPTQRQQQLSRAPLSSSLSSAPQTDDSYTLYAPPTHVVLPLANGLTTNTGLSPSRLSQSECPFEDIWVLRDSCHAGDRNSVGSTGSVGSTRSAGSGQSTESNNAPNGLQHNGGHHDNANKPAPSAVDSGHLDCSKQPDHPAGGTPRRQTVTVQRPAEQSFSQQFVRPQQLLEGKDAEAIYQWLSEFQLQQYTGNFISAGYDVPTISRMTPEDLTAIGVTKPGHRKKISIEINNLNIPEWLPEYIPSDLGEWLSAIGLPQYHKKLSENGYDSISIVKDLTWEDLQEIGITKLGHQKKLMLAVKKLCDIQRAILQAESGQGTLRRKAPGALHLVTIEPPDSGGECSSPHTPKMLTFQDSELSAELQTAMSSHYGGCEEGLAIKNAVGMSQSQESIDTRSRGSGRSQEPPTASITPHSWSQESLDGSPAKERNLPEGWDQRPLQQQPLPKQVPLGTATVFKYPAIPAKPKLSGSCGPSPHGSPALKGFSYLHSHCGSTDLTSSPRPENHSMTLTPPKKRTQSMTRHALSDGEPDEDDDEPAYRSGNLSSYATLTRKPGRSQLARLQASPEKNGNVGRSQSFAVRARKKGPPPPPPKRLSSVSSTTSGELSDSSTTSSAGGAMTDSPVSVRSIAASMEGRTEEKNPPGPKPDLIEQEPPPASLNPAGQEPREAGGVRRRVQSECIPTQSGISTEPDRAVKSDSEEEESKGRGLEGSSSPQNSSSECIPFAEEGNLTIKQRPKAPGPPRAEAVLEPPEKQAAKNLEVPEFNLKESDTVKRRHKPKDKDQSGGSPNREGAGEAGSKSSSSRPPSQSQDEVSLQINEASLERPASPATGSPIKPPLSPKPAVAPKPLRHSLLASQAAGLSSPSVTVNAVQSVAFTSPSSPCHGPPAPAPQSPSLTSGRPQVCVVGPGLVPETSCGTGVVQQRLDQTSTSLAAALKAVERKLNLEDNSDSSGSNTVKSAGTILDDIGNMFDDLADQLDAMLD; encoded by the exons ATGCGTCCGCTGCATTACGCAGCCTGGCAGGGAAAAGCTGAGTCGGTCCTGATGCTGCTTCGCTCCGGAGCTTCAGTGAACGGTATTTCACTGGACGGACACATCCCTCTGCACCTGGCAGCCCAGTACGGACACTACGAAGTG tctgAGATGTTGCTGCAACATCAGTCCAACCCCTGTCTGGTCAACAAGGCCAAGAAGACTCCTCTGGACCTGGCCTGTGAGTTTGGAAGAGTCCAG GTGGCCCAGCTGTTGCTGAGCAGTAACATGGTCGTGGCGTTgttggagggagagaggaaagagcCGACAGACTCGGCCTTCACCACCCCACTACACCTCGCCGCCCGCAATGGACACAAAGAAATCATACG ACTGCTGCTGAAGGCCGGCATCGACATCAACAAGACCACCAAGTCTGGAACGGCTCTGCATGAAGCGTCTCTGTACGGGAAGACGGAGGTTGTCCGACTGCTGCTGGAC GCTGGAGTGGACGTGAACATCCGTAACACCTACAACCAGACGGCGCTGGACATCGTCAACCAGTTCACCACGTCACACGCCAGCAGGGACATCAAGCAGCTGCTCCGAG ATGCGACGGGTGTTCTGCAGGTCAGAGCTCTGAAGGACTACTGGAACCTCCACGATCCAACAGCCCTCAACATCCGAGCTGGAGACGTCATCATG GTATTAGGGGCCCGTAGTGACCTGTCTCGCCCCCTGCAGGTGTTGGAGCAGCACATGGACGGACGCTGGAAGGGCCACATCCACGACACCCAGAGAGGGACAGACCGAGTTGGCTTCTTCCCTCCGTCCATCGTGGAGGTCATCAGCAGGCGAAATG GGGGCACCCTGTCCCGGCACGCCTCTCTGCCCACCCAACGCCAACAGCAGCTGTCCAGAGCCCCCCTCTCCTCCAGCCTCAGCTCCGCCCCTCAGACTGACGACTCCTACACCCTGTACGCCCCCCCCACCCACGTGGTGCTGCCGCTGGCCAACGGCCTCACTACCAACACAG GTTTGTCTCCGAGCCGCCTGTCTCAGTCTGAGTGTCCCTTCGAGGACATCTGGGTTCTCAGGGACTCGTGTCATG CTGGAGACAGGAACAGTGTCGGGAGTACTGGCAGCGTCGGCAGTACCCGGAGTGCTGGCAGCGGACAGAGCACAGAGAGCAACAACGCACCCAATGGACTCCAACACAACGGCGGTCACCATGACAATGCCAATAAG CCGGCGCCCTCTGCTGTCGATTCTGGACACTTAGACTGCAGCAAACAGCCTGATCACCCTGCAG gTGGGACTCCACGGAGGCAGACAGTGACGGTGCAGAGACCTGCAGAGCAGAGCTTCTCCCAGCAGTTTGTTCGTCCTCAGCAGCTGCTGGAGGGGAAG gaCGCAGAGGCCATCTATCAATGGCTGAGTGAGTTCCAGCTTCAGCAGTATACTGGAAACTTCATCAGTGCTGGTTATGATGTTCCAACCATCAGCAGGATGACTCCTGAG GACCTGACTGCCATCGGAGTGACCAAACCAGGCCACCGCAAGAAAATCTCCATCGAGATCAACAACCTGAACATCCCTGAGTGGCTGCCTGAGTACATCCCA TCTGATCTGGGTGAGTGGCTCAGTGCCATCGGTCTCCCACAGTACCACAAAAAACTCTCTGAAAATGGCTATGACTCCATCAGCATCGTGAAAGACCTCACCTGGGAGGATCTGCAGGAGATCGGCATCACCAAGCTGG GCCACCAGAAGAAGCTGATGCTGGCGGTGAAGAAGCTGTGTGACATCCAGAGGGCGATCCTTCAGGCTGAATCAGGCCAAGGCACACTGCGTCGCAAGGCCCCAGGAGCTCTCCACCTGGTCACCATTGAGCCGCCTGACTCAGGAGGTGAATGCTCTTCTCCTCACACCCCAAAAATGCTGACCTTCCAGGACAGCGAGCTGAGTGCCGAGCTGCAGACAGCCATGTCCAGCCACTACGGAGGCTGCGAGGAAGGCTTGGCCATCAAGAATGCAGTGGGAATGTCCCAGAGCCAGGAGAGCATTGACACCCGGTCCAGAGGCTCCGGGCGCTCCCAAGAGCCTCCCACAGCTTCCATCACTCCCCACAGCTGGTCCCAGGAGAGCCTGGATGGCAGCCCCGCCAAGGAGAGGAATCTTCCTGAGGGCTGGGACCAGAGACCTCTACAGCAGCAGCCGCTGCCCAAGCAGGTGCCTTTGGGCACAGCAACTGTGTTTAAGTACCCAGCAATCCCAGCAAAGCCCAAACTGTCTGGATCTTGTGGTCCCTCCCCTCATGGTTCCCCAGCACTGAAGGGTTTCAGCTATCTGCATTCTCACTGTGGCTCCACAGACTTGACCTCATCTCCCAGGCCTGAGAATCACAGCATGACCCTGACGCCGCCCAAGAAGCGCACCCAGAGCATGACCCGCCACGCTCTGTCAGATGGAGAACCTGATGAGGACGATGATGAGCCTGCGTACCGTTCTGGAAACCTGTCGTCTTATGCCACTCTGACACGCAAACCCGGTCGCAGCCAGCTAGCTCGATTACAGGCGAGTCCAGAGAAGAATGGCAATGTAGGACGCAGTCAGTCTTTTGCAGTGCGCGCCCGGAAAAAAggcccccctcctcctcctccaaagAGACTAAGCTCAGTGAGCAGCACCACCAGCGGGGAGCTGAGTGACAGCAGCACGACGTCATCTGCTGGTGGGGCGATGACAGACAGTCCAGTGAGTGTGAGGAGCATCGCAGCCTCTATGGAAGGCAGGACAGAAGAGAAGAACCCTCCAGGACCTAAACCTGACCTCATTGAGCAGGAGCCGCCTCCTGCCTCCCTCAACCCTGCAGGTCAGGAGCCCAGAGAGGCTGGTGGGGTGAGGAGGAGGGTTCAGAGCGAGTGTATCCCCACCCAGTCAGGCATCAGCACAGAGCCGGATCGAGCTGTAAAATCTGACTCTGAGGAAGAAGAATCAAAGGGTCGCGGACTGGAGGGCTCCTCATCCCCTCAGAACAGCTCCAGTGAGTGCATCCCCTTCGCAGAGGAGGGCAACTTGACTATCAAACAGAGACCCAAAGCTCCAGGGCCACCAAGGGCTGAGGCGGTGCTGGAGCCTCCAGAGAAACAAGCAGCCAAGAACCTGGAGGTGCCCGAGTTTAATCTGAAGGAGTCGGACACAGTGAAGCGCCGACACAAACCCAAAGACAAGGACCAGAGTGGAGGCTCTCCcaacagagagggagcaggggAAGCCGGGTCAAAATCCAGTAGTAGCAGGCCTCCATCCCAGAGCCAGGATGAGGTCAGTCTGCAGATTAATGAGGCCAGTCTGGAGAGACCTGCTAGTCCAGCAACAGGATCCCCCATCAAACCTCCACTCTCCCCCAAACCTGCCGTTGCTCCAAAACCTCTCCGCCACAGTCTGCTGGCATCACAAG cagctggcctctcctctccatctgtGACCGTCAATGCAGTTCAGAGTGTGGCCTTCACCTCTCCGTCCTCTCCCTGTCACGGGCCTCCAGCTCCAGCCCCTCAGAGTCCGTCTCTGACATCTGGGAGGCCTCAGGTGTGTGTGGTGGGCCCGGGTCTCGTCCCTGAGACATCCTGTGGAACTGGGGTAGTTCAGCAGAGACTGGATCAGACCAGCACGTCTCTGGCAGCAGCTTTGAAGGCCGTTGAGAGAAAACTGAACCTGGAGGACAACTCAGACAG taGTGGATCAAACACAGTGAAGTCTGCAGGGACAATCCTGGACGACATCGGCAACATGTTTGATGACCTGGCCGACCAGCTGGATGCCATGTTGGACTGA
- the LOC126405648 gene encoding caskin-2-like isoform X1: protein MGKEQDLLQAVKSGDLLSTQKLLSKLKANRNKLLGSTKRLNVNYQDSDGFSALHHAALTGTTELLSALLEAQATVDVKDSNGMRPLHYAAWQGKAESVLMLLRSGASVNGISLDGHIPLHLAAQYGHYEVSEMLLQHQSNPCLVNKAKKTPLDLACEFGRVQVAQLLLSSNMVVALLEGERKEPTDSAFTTPLHLAARNGHKEIIRLLLKAGIDINKTTKSGTALHEASLYGKTEVVRLLLDAGVDVNIRNTYNQTALDIVNQFTTSHASRDIKQLLRDATGVLQVRALKDYWNLHDPTALNIRAGDVIMVLGARSDLSRPLQVLEQHMDGRWKGHIHDTQRGTDRVGFFPPSIVEVISRRNGGTLSRHASLPTQRQQQLSRAPLSSSLSSAPQTDDSYTLYAPPTHVVLPLANGLTTNTGLSPSRLSQSECPFEDIWVLRDSCHAGDRNSVGSTGSVGSTRSAGSGQSTESNNAPNGLQHNGGHHDNANKPAPSAVDSGHLDCSKQPDHPAGGTPRRQTVTVQRPAEQSFSQQFVRPQQLLEGKDAEAIYQWLSEFQLQQYTGNFISAGYDVPTISRMTPEDLTAIGVTKPGHRKKISIEINNLNIPEWLPEYIPSDLGEWLSAIGLPQYHKKLSENGYDSISIVKDLTWEDLQEIGITKLGHQKKLMLAVKKLCDIQRAILQAESGQGTLRRKAPGALHLVTIEPPDSGGECSSPHTPKMLTFQDSELSAELQTAMSSHYGGCEEGLAIKNAVGMSQSQESIDTRSRGSGRSQEPPTASITPHSWSQESLDGSPAKERNLPEGWDQRPLQQQPLPKQVPLGTATVFKYPAIPAKPKLSGSCGPSPHGSPALKGFSYLHSHCGSTDLTSSPRPENHSMTLTPPKKRTQSMTRHALSDGEPDEDDDEPAYRSGNLSSYATLTRKPGRSQLARLQASPEKNGNVGRSQSFAVRARKKGPPPPPPKRLSSVSSTTSGELSDSSTTSSAGGAMTDSPVSVRSIAASMEGRTEEKNPPGPKPDLIEQEPPPASLNPAGQEPREAGGVRRRVQSECIPTQSGISTEPDRAVKSDSEEEESKGRGLEGSSSPQNSSSECIPFAEEGNLTIKQRPKAPGPPRAEAVLEPPEKQAAKNLEVPEFNLKESDTVKRRHKPKDKDQSGGSPNREGAGEAGSKSSSSRPPSQSQDEVSLQINEASLERPASPATGSPIKPPLSPKPAVAPKPLRHSLLASQAAGLSSPSVTVNAVQSVAFTSPSSPCHGPPAPAPQSPSLTSGRPQVCVVGPGLVPETSCGTGVVQQRLDQTSTSLAAALKAVERKLNLEDNSDSSGSNTVKSAGTILDDIGNMFDDLADQLDAMLD, encoded by the exons GTTTTCAGCCCTGCACCATGCCGCCCTCACAGGCACCACTGAGCTGCTGTCTGCACTGCTGGAGGCTCAGGCTACTGTGGACGTCAAGGACAGCAACg GAATGCGTCCGCTGCATTACGCAGCCTGGCAGGGAAAAGCTGAGTCGGTCCTGATGCTGCTTCGCTCCGGAGCTTCAGTGAACGGTATTTCACTGGACGGACACATCCCTCTGCACCTGGCAGCCCAGTACGGACACTACGAAGTG tctgAGATGTTGCTGCAACATCAGTCCAACCCCTGTCTGGTCAACAAGGCCAAGAAGACTCCTCTGGACCTGGCCTGTGAGTTTGGAAGAGTCCAG GTGGCCCAGCTGTTGCTGAGCAGTAACATGGTCGTGGCGTTgttggagggagagaggaaagagcCGACAGACTCGGCCTTCACCACCCCACTACACCTCGCCGCCCGCAATGGACACAAAGAAATCATACG ACTGCTGCTGAAGGCCGGCATCGACATCAACAAGACCACCAAGTCTGGAACGGCTCTGCATGAAGCGTCTCTGTACGGGAAGACGGAGGTTGTCCGACTGCTGCTGGAC GCTGGAGTGGACGTGAACATCCGTAACACCTACAACCAGACGGCGCTGGACATCGTCAACCAGTTCACCACGTCACACGCCAGCAGGGACATCAAGCAGCTGCTCCGAG ATGCGACGGGTGTTCTGCAGGTCAGAGCTCTGAAGGACTACTGGAACCTCCACGATCCAACAGCCCTCAACATCCGAGCTGGAGACGTCATCATG GTATTAGGGGCCCGTAGTGACCTGTCTCGCCCCCTGCAGGTGTTGGAGCAGCACATGGACGGACGCTGGAAGGGCCACATCCACGACACCCAGAGAGGGACAGACCGAGTTGGCTTCTTCCCTCCGTCCATCGTGGAGGTCATCAGCAGGCGAAATG GGGGCACCCTGTCCCGGCACGCCTCTCTGCCCACCCAACGCCAACAGCAGCTGTCCAGAGCCCCCCTCTCCTCCAGCCTCAGCTCCGCCCCTCAGACTGACGACTCCTACACCCTGTACGCCCCCCCCACCCACGTGGTGCTGCCGCTGGCCAACGGCCTCACTACCAACACAG GTTTGTCTCCGAGCCGCCTGTCTCAGTCTGAGTGTCCCTTCGAGGACATCTGGGTTCTCAGGGACTCGTGTCATG CTGGAGACAGGAACAGTGTCGGGAGTACTGGCAGCGTCGGCAGTACCCGGAGTGCTGGCAGCGGACAGAGCACAGAGAGCAACAACGCACCCAATGGACTCCAACACAACGGCGGTCACCATGACAATGCCAATAAG CCGGCGCCCTCTGCTGTCGATTCTGGACACTTAGACTGCAGCAAACAGCCTGATCACCCTGCAG gTGGGACTCCACGGAGGCAGACAGTGACGGTGCAGAGACCTGCAGAGCAGAGCTTCTCCCAGCAGTTTGTTCGTCCTCAGCAGCTGCTGGAGGGGAAG gaCGCAGAGGCCATCTATCAATGGCTGAGTGAGTTCCAGCTTCAGCAGTATACTGGAAACTTCATCAGTGCTGGTTATGATGTTCCAACCATCAGCAGGATGACTCCTGAG GACCTGACTGCCATCGGAGTGACCAAACCAGGCCACCGCAAGAAAATCTCCATCGAGATCAACAACCTGAACATCCCTGAGTGGCTGCCTGAGTACATCCCA TCTGATCTGGGTGAGTGGCTCAGTGCCATCGGTCTCCCACAGTACCACAAAAAACTCTCTGAAAATGGCTATGACTCCATCAGCATCGTGAAAGACCTCACCTGGGAGGATCTGCAGGAGATCGGCATCACCAAGCTGG GCCACCAGAAGAAGCTGATGCTGGCGGTGAAGAAGCTGTGTGACATCCAGAGGGCGATCCTTCAGGCTGAATCAGGCCAAGGCACACTGCGTCGCAAGGCCCCAGGAGCTCTCCACCTGGTCACCATTGAGCCGCCTGACTCAGGAGGTGAATGCTCTTCTCCTCACACCCCAAAAATGCTGACCTTCCAGGACAGCGAGCTGAGTGCCGAGCTGCAGACAGCCATGTCCAGCCACTACGGAGGCTGCGAGGAAGGCTTGGCCATCAAGAATGCAGTGGGAATGTCCCAGAGCCAGGAGAGCATTGACACCCGGTCCAGAGGCTCCGGGCGCTCCCAAGAGCCTCCCACAGCTTCCATCACTCCCCACAGCTGGTCCCAGGAGAGCCTGGATGGCAGCCCCGCCAAGGAGAGGAATCTTCCTGAGGGCTGGGACCAGAGACCTCTACAGCAGCAGCCGCTGCCCAAGCAGGTGCCTTTGGGCACAGCAACTGTGTTTAAGTACCCAGCAATCCCAGCAAAGCCCAAACTGTCTGGATCTTGTGGTCCCTCCCCTCATGGTTCCCCAGCACTGAAGGGTTTCAGCTATCTGCATTCTCACTGTGGCTCCACAGACTTGACCTCATCTCCCAGGCCTGAGAATCACAGCATGACCCTGACGCCGCCCAAGAAGCGCACCCAGAGCATGACCCGCCACGCTCTGTCAGATGGAGAACCTGATGAGGACGATGATGAGCCTGCGTACCGTTCTGGAAACCTGTCGTCTTATGCCACTCTGACACGCAAACCCGGTCGCAGCCAGCTAGCTCGATTACAGGCGAGTCCAGAGAAGAATGGCAATGTAGGACGCAGTCAGTCTTTTGCAGTGCGCGCCCGGAAAAAAggcccccctcctcctcctccaaagAGACTAAGCTCAGTGAGCAGCACCACCAGCGGGGAGCTGAGTGACAGCAGCACGACGTCATCTGCTGGTGGGGCGATGACAGACAGTCCAGTGAGTGTGAGGAGCATCGCAGCCTCTATGGAAGGCAGGACAGAAGAGAAGAACCCTCCAGGACCTAAACCTGACCTCATTGAGCAGGAGCCGCCTCCTGCCTCCCTCAACCCTGCAGGTCAGGAGCCCAGAGAGGCTGGTGGGGTGAGGAGGAGGGTTCAGAGCGAGTGTATCCCCACCCAGTCAGGCATCAGCACAGAGCCGGATCGAGCTGTAAAATCTGACTCTGAGGAAGAAGAATCAAAGGGTCGCGGACTGGAGGGCTCCTCATCCCCTCAGAACAGCTCCAGTGAGTGCATCCCCTTCGCAGAGGAGGGCAACTTGACTATCAAACAGAGACCCAAAGCTCCAGGGCCACCAAGGGCTGAGGCGGTGCTGGAGCCTCCAGAGAAACAAGCAGCCAAGAACCTGGAGGTGCCCGAGTTTAATCTGAAGGAGTCGGACACAGTGAAGCGCCGACACAAACCCAAAGACAAGGACCAGAGTGGAGGCTCTCCcaacagagagggagcaggggAAGCCGGGTCAAAATCCAGTAGTAGCAGGCCTCCATCCCAGAGCCAGGATGAGGTCAGTCTGCAGATTAATGAGGCCAGTCTGGAGAGACCTGCTAGTCCAGCAACAGGATCCCCCATCAAACCTCCACTCTCCCCCAAACCTGCCGTTGCTCCAAAACCTCTCCGCCACAGTCTGCTGGCATCACAAG cagctggcctctcctctccatctgtGACCGTCAATGCAGTTCAGAGTGTGGCCTTCACCTCTCCGTCCTCTCCCTGTCACGGGCCTCCAGCTCCAGCCCCTCAGAGTCCGTCTCTGACATCTGGGAGGCCTCAGGTGTGTGTGGTGGGCCCGGGTCTCGTCCCTGAGACATCCTGTGGAACTGGGGTAGTTCAGCAGAGACTGGATCAGACCAGCACGTCTCTGGCAGCAGCTTTGAAGGCCGTTGAGAGAAAACTGAACCTGGAGGACAACTCAGACAG taGTGGATCAAACACAGTGAAGTCTGCAGGGACAATCCTGGACGACATCGGCAACATGTTTGATGACCTGGCCGACCAGCTGGATGCCATGTTGGACTGA